One Candidatus Omnitrophota bacterium DNA window includes the following coding sequences:
- a CDS encoding SDR family oxidoreductase, protein MAKYLVTGGAGFIGSNITEELVKRGERVRVLDSFITGNRDNLKTFLNKIELIEGDIRDAAVVKDAMKGMDYVIHQAALRSVAKSVEDPIATNDTNVFGTLNILVVAKEAGIKRVVYASSSSAYGDAKSFPQKETDLPVPISPYGVSKLAAEHYCVTFAKTFGLETVSLRYFNVFGPRQNPESKYSAAIPAILAKMLGSESPIAEWDGKQSRDFTYVANVVEANLRACIVPKISGEVFNIACGSTTSILDIIRETNKILGLKLKPVYGPKRQGDVRKTYADISKMKNMLGVKKIVGFKEGLKSTIDWFKLKRLSQNGTVSKESVA, encoded by the coding sequence ATGGCTAAATATCTTGTTACAGGCGGAGCGGGATTTATCGGATCGAATATTACCGAAGAGTTGGTTAAGCGCGGGGAAAGAGTCCGCGTTCTGGATAGCTTTATTACCGGTAATCGTGATAATCTTAAAACTTTTTTAAATAAAATCGAGCTGATCGAAGGCGATATCAGGGATGCGGCTGTAGTTAAGGATGCGATGAAGGGCATGGATTATGTCATTCACCAGGCGGCGTTGCGCTCTGTCGCCAAATCGGTTGAAGATCCAATTGCCACAAATGATACAAACGTATTTGGAACACTGAATATTTTAGTTGTGGCTAAGGAAGCCGGAATAAAAAGAGTGGTCTACGCTTCTTCGAGTTCAGCATATGGAGACGCCAAGAGCTTTCCTCAAAAAGAAACAGACCTTCCCGTGCCCATATCACCATATGGCGTTTCAAAATTGGCGGCGGAACATTATTGCGTTACATTCGCGAAGACCTTCGGATTAGAGACTGTCAGCTTAAGATATTTTAATGTCTTTGGCCCCAGACAAAACCCCGAAAGCAAATATTCCGCGGCCATACCCGCTATTCTTGCCAAGATGCTGGGAAGCGAATCTCCTATAGCGGAATGGGACGGTAAACAGTCGCGGGACTTTACTTATGTTGCAAATGTGGTTGAGGCGAATTTGAGAGCATGCATTGTTCCGAAAATATCAGGAGAGGTTTTTAATATAGCATGTGGGTCCACTACATCTATACTGGATATAATAAGAGAAACAAATAAAATATTGGGATTAAAACTTAAACCTGTATATGGGCCGAAAAGACAAGGTGATGTCAGAAAAACCTACGCCGACATCAGTAAGATGAAAAATATGTTAGGTGTGAAAAAGATAGTGGGATTTAAAGAGGGGCTTAAGTCAACGATAGATTGGTTCAAGTTGAAGAGACTGTCCCAGAATGGGACTGTCTCTAAAGAAAGCGTTGCATGA
- a CDS encoding nucleotide sugar dehydrogenase, whose amino-acid sequence MFDTLKNKILTKKAKIGVIGLGYVGLPLAMAFAKKGFKVWGIDVDKDRVARLKKGQSYILDLKPREIVALQKDGSLTVTTDLSNIKRLDAFIVCVPTPLLKTKEPDVSFIVSATQMIKKHMKHGQIVVLESTTYPGTTEEVMLPILESTGLKECKDFYLAFSPERIDPGNAKYFVTNIPKVLGGISESSTQIGTILYNQIIDKVMPVSSAKAAEMTKLLENTFRIVNLGLVNELALMCDKLGINIWEVIEAAKTKPYGFMPFYPGPGVGGHCLTKDEYIFVKDKEASGFRPIKISDFVSESGKNPNSRLHRVKGATFIRPISKKVLSYDPIGNGSCFKEVSMLSERPYNGDIINIKTQDSRAISVTSKHPMIVNKGGQLGVKFADELELNDEIPVILNLPEESVKKEDSWIDLIEFLKQRNFVSGIRVKGTYFEWRDFKKEIKQRSAPGAKASLDDYFKAGYLPLNVYLSLEGKMSWPVNREDLMLCTGRGPSYQSIPAVMDVDEDFLRFIGYYLSEGCITVDKSIRTRLTFNRNESQYLNDIRLFLKEKGICYSEYNSKKWNSTCIKISSNIFGYLLRDILGCGVDSYSMKIPQRFMLLPKKLKLHLIMGLLRGDGGVDSSSGKRAYCKNGKIYKHNFNSATVNYFTISDTLFNQMVLLLQDLGFMPSFKKRKNLLNMFGYGQLKRLRSMFLGEKAGRIKSYLEKSRKIIPNKNFNLYTNFATTKIKDISYSKASKVYSMEVRDTNTFVTSYGILTHNCIPIDPLYLSWKARAHGFEARFIDLASEINGRMPHYVVEKIISALNKKKKALKGAKVLLIGVAYKKDVQDLRESPAFEIIELLERNEANVLYYDPYFPYIKVDGINLKRAKFTKEVLASADCVVIVTDHSNIDYQFIAKNSKVIIDTRNALKGIKNRSNIIKL is encoded by the coding sequence ATGTTTGATACCTTGAAGAATAAAATTCTTACCAAGAAAGCAAAGATAGGCGTGATAGGCTTAGGCTATGTAGGGCTGCCGCTTGCCATGGCATTTGCCAAAAAAGGGTTTAAGGTGTGGGGCATAGATGTCGACAAGGACCGTGTCGCAAGATTAAAGAAAGGGCAGTCTTATATATTGGACTTAAAGCCCCGGGAGATAGTCGCGTTACAGAAAGACGGTTCGCTGACTGTAACAACGGATTTGAGTAATATCAAAAGATTGGACGCTTTTATAGTATGCGTGCCGACACCTTTATTAAAGACCAAAGAGCCGGATGTTTCTTTTATAGTTTCCGCGACCCAGATGATAAAGAAGCACATGAAGCACGGACAGATAGTCGTATTGGAGTCTACCACATATCCCGGCACTACCGAAGAAGTTATGTTGCCTATTTTAGAATCGACAGGGCTTAAAGAATGCAAAGATTTTTATCTGGCATTTTCGCCGGAGAGGATAGATCCGGGTAACGCGAAATATTTTGTCACAAATATTCCTAAGGTTTTGGGCGGCATATCCGAAAGCTCCACACAAATCGGAACCATTTTATATAATCAAATAATAGATAAAGTCATGCCTGTCTCTTCGGCTAAGGCAGCAGAGATGACTAAGCTGCTTGAAAATACATTCAGGATAGTTAATTTGGGCCTTGTGAACGAGCTTGCGTTGATGTGTGATAAGCTCGGCATCAACATTTGGGAAGTCATCGAAGCGGCAAAGACGAAACCGTATGGCTTTATGCCATTCTATCCAGGGCCCGGCGTAGGCGGCCACTGTTTAACAAAGGATGAATACATATTCGTGAAGGATAAGGAAGCCTCGGGATTCAGGCCTATAAAGATATCTGATTTTGTCAGCGAATCGGGGAAAAACCCAAATTCGAGACTGCATAGAGTTAAAGGGGCAACATTTATAAGGCCTATTTCTAAAAAGGTGCTATCTTATGACCCGATAGGCAATGGATCATGCTTTAAAGAAGTCAGCATGCTTTCGGAAAGGCCCTATAATGGGGATATAATCAATATTAAGACGCAGGATAGCCGCGCTATATCCGTTACATCCAAGCATCCGATGATAGTTAACAAGGGCGGTCAATTGGGCGTCAAATTTGCCGACGAGCTTGAATTAAACGATGAGATACCTGTTATCCTCAATCTTCCGGAAGAATCTGTCAAAAAAGAGGACTCATGGATAGATTTGATAGAATTTCTAAAACAGCGGAATTTTGTAAGCGGTATAAGAGTCAAGGGAACATATTTTGAATGGCGCGATTTTAAGAAAGAAATAAAGCAAAGGTCGGCACCCGGCGCAAAAGCCAGTCTGGATGACTATTTTAAAGCCGGCTATCTTCCGTTAAATGTATATCTATCGCTGGAAGGCAAGATGAGCTGGCCGGTTAATAGAGAAGATCTCATGCTTTGTACAGGTCGCGGGCCTTCATACCAAAGCATTCCGGCGGTTATGGATGTTGACGAAGATTTCCTAAGGTTTATCGGTTATTATTTAAGCGAAGGCTGTATAACGGTAGATAAATCTATAAGAACGAGATTAACATTTAACAGGAATGAATCGCAATACCTTAACGATATCAGGTTGTTCCTTAAAGAGAAGGGTATCTGTTACTCAGAATATAATTCAAAGAAATGGAACAGCACCTGCATTAAGATATCGTCAAATATTTTCGGTTACCTCTTAAGAGATATACTGGGCTGCGGCGTTGATTCTTACTCTATGAAAATTCCTCAGCGATTTATGCTCTTGCCGAAAAAATTGAAGCTTCATCTAATTATGGGGTTATTGAGAGGAGACGGCGGCGTAGACAGTTCTAGCGGAAAGAGAGCCTATTGTAAGAACGGGAAAATATATAAGCATAATTTTAATTCGGCCACAGTAAATTATTTCACAATAAGCGATACCCTGTTTAATCAAATGGTGCTTCTACTACAGGATTTAGGCTTTATGCCAAGCTTCAAGAAAAGAAAAAATCTGTTAAACATGTTCGGGTACGGTCAACTTAAAAGATTGAGAAGCATGTTTCTTGGAGAGAAAGCGGGGCGAATTAAGTCTTATCTTGAAAAAAGCAGGAAAATAATACCAAACAAAAACTTCAATTTATATACAAATTTCGCGACTACAAAAATTAAAGACATATCCTACTCTAAAGCAAGCAAAGTCTATTCTATGGAAGTGCGGGATACCAATACTTTTGTAACATCATATGGCATACTTACTCATAATTGCATTCCCATAGATCCTTTGTATCTATCGTGGAAGGCAAGAGCGCATGGTTTTGAAGCGAGATTTATAGATTTAGCGTCGGAAATAAACGGCCGCATGCCGCACTATGTAGTGGAAAAGATAATCAGCGCGCTTAATAAAAAGAAGAAAGCGCTTAAAGGTGCCAAGGTATTGCTTATAGGAGTGGCATATAAGAAAGACGTCCAGGATTTGAGAGAGTCACCGGCGTTTGAGATAATCGAACTATTGGAAAGGAATGAGGCGAACGTTTTATATTATGATCCTTATTTTCCATATATTAAAGTAGACGGTATTAATTTGAAACGCGCGAAATTTACCAAAGAGGTGTTGGCTTCGGCCGATTGCGTTGTTATAGTAACCGATCACTCTAATATTGACTACCAGTTTATAGCGAAGAATTCAAAAGTTATTATCGATACCAGAAACGCGTTGAAGGGTATCAAAAATAGGTCAAATATCATAAAACTATAA